Proteins encoded within one genomic window of Streptomyces taklimakanensis:
- a CDS encoding BACON domain-containing protein yields the protein MSTRREHPTHTTGAHRAHRGTHRAAARPPVRFDPYLDHLDGLYTYCLSVMCEHDAAVTVLGDALAVAERQRRRGRTPPDTALHRAWLYALARWSCLHRLTDGRGRPEPAELPGPLATERRRELAALAWPEAAGTTPEQREALELAVRHHLPVHEVAAVLGTDHDGTELLLSSGACEVERTRTALAVVDRGGCAAVARLADDRGALLGSTLRRELVRHVDECPECRRTAERVLAGGPWPGTAPVGTGALAVLPVPRSEVGAAMLAAQRARSRPTPRFDRRGFPVANRDRAERFDRLRSRAVTTTVVATVVAAPVLALWAAYRGAPPADGGPGGITVSASERRDPSTPHGGSDRAERRAGGNAGTSRDGASIRVDVDGADGADRGDGAGAQGVFPSGSHHPAHAGADGPGGRRDRVGPGRLTVEAAPAGDVTLVTLVASGGAPVDWSASTRASWLRLSRSHGTLRPGESTTITVSVDRSREPAGAWTARVAVAPAKAVITLHGNGGAHAPAEPRPSESPEAEPPGPPAEEPPEPAEPPNPSGTTPAEPSAPPD from the coding sequence ATGAGCACTCGGCGCGAGCACCCCACGCATACCACCGGCGCACACCGGGCGCACCGTGGCACGCACCGCGCCGCGGCACGCCCGCCGGTGCGTTTCGACCCGTATCTGGATCATCTGGACGGGCTCTACACCTACTGCCTGTCCGTCATGTGCGAGCACGACGCGGCGGTCACCGTCCTCGGCGATGCCCTGGCCGTGGCCGAACGGCAACGGCGCCGCGGCCGCACCCCGCCGGACACGGCGCTGCACCGCGCCTGGCTGTACGCGTTGGCCCGCTGGTCCTGCCTGCACCGCCTCACGGACGGCCGGGGGCGCCCCGAGCCGGCCGAGCTCCCCGGCCCCCTCGCCACCGAGCGCCGCCGCGAGCTGGCCGCGCTCGCCTGGCCCGAGGCCGCCGGCACCACCCCCGAGCAGCGCGAGGCCCTGGAGCTGGCCGTCCGCCACCACCTGCCGGTCCACGAGGTCGCCGCCGTGCTCGGTACGGATCACGACGGCACCGAGCTGCTGCTCTCCAGCGGCGCCTGCGAGGTGGAGCGCACCCGCACCGCGCTCGCCGTCGTCGACCGGGGCGGCTGCGCGGCCGTCGCCCGGCTCGCCGATGACCGGGGGGCCCTGCTGGGCAGCACGCTGCGCCGGGAACTGGTGCGGCACGTGGACGAGTGCCCCGAGTGCCGCCGCACCGCCGAGCGGGTCCTGGCGGGCGGCCCGTGGCCGGGCACCGCCCCCGTGGGCACCGGAGCGCTCGCCGTACTGCCCGTGCCACGCTCCGAGGTGGGCGCCGCGATGCTCGCCGCGCAGCGCGCGCGTTCCCGGCCCACGCCCCGCTTCGACCGGCGCGGCTTCCCCGTCGCCAACCGGGACCGGGCCGAGCGCTTCGACCGGCTGCGCAGCCGCGCGGTGACCACCACGGTCGTCGCCACCGTCGTGGCCGCCCCGGTACTGGCCCTGTGGGCCGCCTACCGCGGGGCGCCACCGGCCGACGGCGGTCCGGGCGGCATCACGGTCTCGGCGTCCGAGCGCAGGGATCCGAGCACGCCCCACGGTGGTTCCGACCGGGCCGAGCGCCGGGCCGGGGGGAACGCCGGCACCTCACGGGACGGGGCGAGCATCCGTGTCGACGTGGACGGCGCGGACGGCGCGGACAGGGGGGACGGAGCGGGAGCCCAGGGCGTGTTTCCGTCCGGCTCGCACCACCCGGCGCACGCCGGCGCGGACGGCCCGGGGGGGAGGCGGGACCGTGTGGGGCCGGGCCGGTTGACGGTCGAGGCCGCCCCGGCCGGGGACGTCACCCTCGTCACCCTCGTCGCCTCCGGTGGCGCTCCGGTCGACTGGTCGGCCTCGACCCGCGCCTCCTGGCTGCGGCTGAGCCGTTCGCACGGGACGCTGCGGCCGGGCGAGTCGACCACGATCACCGTCTCCGTGGACCGCTCCCGGGAGCCGGCGGGCGCCTGGACGGCGCGGGTCGCCGTCGCCCCGGCGAAGGCCGTGATCACCCTCCACGGGAACGGCGGGGCGCACGCTCCCGCCGAACCGCGGCCGTCCGAGTCGCCGGAGGCGGAGCCTCCCGGGCCCCCCGCCGAGGAGCCGCCCGAACCCGCCGAGCCGCCGAACCCGTCGGGGACCACGCCGGCGGAACCGTCCGCGCCGCCGGACTGA
- a CDS encoding Ppx/GppA phosphatase family protein — protein sequence MRLGVLDVGSNTVHLLVVDAHPGARPLPAYSHKAELRLAELLDDGAISPAGVERLTATVQEALQVAEDKGVEDLLPFATSAVRDATNADHVLARVAEGTGVELKVLSGEDEARLTFLAARRWFGWSAGRLLVLDIGGGSLEIAYGMDEEPDAAVSLPLGAGRLTGAWLPDDPPDPTDVRALRRHVRHEIARVVGDFNRLGAPDHVVATSKTFKQLARLAGAPRSAEGPYVQRELNRAALEEWVPKLAVMPAAERAALPGVSTGRARQLLAGALVAEGAMDLFGVDRLEVCPWALREGVILRRLDTLATTTAS from the coding sequence ATGAGACTCGGTGTCCTCGACGTGGGATCCAACACGGTGCACCTGCTGGTGGTGGACGCGCACCCCGGCGCCCGACCCCTGCCCGCCTACTCCCACAAGGCGGAGTTGCGGCTGGCCGAGCTCCTCGACGACGGTGCCATCAGCCCGGCCGGCGTGGAACGGCTCACGGCCACCGTCCAGGAGGCGCTCCAGGTCGCCGAGGACAAGGGGGTGGAGGACCTGCTGCCGTTCGCCACCTCCGCCGTACGCGACGCGACCAACGCCGACCACGTGCTGGCGCGGGTGGCCGAGGGCACGGGCGTGGAGCTGAAGGTGCTCTCCGGCGAGGACGAGGCGCGGCTCACCTTCCTCGCCGCCCGGCGGTGGTTCGGATGGTCGGCCGGGCGGCTGCTGGTCCTCGACATCGGCGGGGGTTCCCTGGAGATCGCCTACGGCATGGACGAGGAGCCCGACGCCGCCGTCTCGCTCCCCCTGGGCGCCGGACGCCTCACCGGCGCCTGGCTGCCCGACGACCCGCCCGACCCCACCGACGTGCGCGCCCTGCGTCGCCATGTGCGGCACGAGATCGCCCGGGTCGTGGGCGACTTCAACAGGCTGGGCGCCCCCGACCACGTGGTCGCCACCTCCAAGACGTTCAAGCAGCTCGCCCGGTTGGCGGGCGCCCCCCGCTCCGCCGAGGGCCCCTACGTCCAGCGCGAGCTGAACCGTGCCGCGCTGGAGGAGTGGGTGCCCAAGCTGGCCGTGATGCCCGCCGCCGAGCGCGCCGCCCTGCCCGGGGTCTCCACCGGTCGGGCCAGGCAGCTGCTGGCCGGGGCGCTGGTGGCGGAGGGCGCCATGGACCTCTTCGGCGTGGACCGGCTGGAGGTCTGCCCCTGGGCGCTGCGCGAGGGCGTCATCCTGCGCCGGCTGGACACCCTGGCCACCACCACCGCGTCGTGA
- a CDS encoding sugar phosphate isomerase/epimerase family protein, translated as MFPVADPALSLPEPKVALSTASVYPETTATAFEIAARLGYDGVEVMVWTDPVSQDIEALRRLSDFHGVPVLAVHAPCLLITQRVWSKDPWVKLQRSREAAEKLGASTVVVHPPFRWQRSYAREFVRGVWRMADETDVRFAVENMYPWRYRDREMLAYAPAWDPTEEDYRHFTLDLSHTATARNDTLAMVDRMGDRLAHLHIADGNGSAKDEHLVPGRGGQPCAEVLERLAVNGFDGHVVVEVNTRRAMSSVEREADLAEALAFTRRHLASRHRTGGH; from the coding sequence CTGTTCCCCGTGGCCGATCCAGCGCTGTCCCTCCCGGAGCCGAAGGTCGCCCTCTCCACGGCCTCCGTCTATCCGGAGACCACGGCGACGGCCTTCGAGATCGCCGCACGCCTCGGCTACGACGGCGTGGAGGTCATGGTGTGGACCGATCCGGTCAGCCAGGACATCGAGGCCCTGCGCAGACTCTCGGACTTCCACGGCGTCCCGGTCCTGGCCGTGCACGCCCCCTGCCTGCTGATCACCCAGCGCGTGTGGTCCAAGGACCCCTGGGTCAAGCTCCAGCGCTCGCGCGAGGCGGCCGAGAAACTGGGCGCGAGCACGGTCGTGGTGCACCCGCCGTTCCGCTGGCAGCGCTCCTACGCCCGGGAGTTCGTACGGGGCGTGTGGCGGATGGCGGACGAGACCGACGTCCGGTTCGCCGTGGAGAACATGTACCCCTGGCGCTACCGCGACCGCGAGATGCTCGCCTACGCGCCCGCCTGGGACCCGACCGAGGAGGACTACCGCCACTTCACCCTCGACCTCTCCCACACCGCCACCGCGCGCAACGACACCCTGGCGATGGTGGACCGCATGGGCGACCGGCTGGCCCACCTCCACATCGCCGACGGCAACGGCTCCGCCAAGGACGAGCACCTCGTTCCGGGGCGGGGCGGCCAGCCGTGCGCCGAGGTGCTGGAGCGGCTGGCCGTGAACGGTTTCGACGGACACGTGGTGGTCGAGGTCAACACCCGGCGCGCGATGTCCTCGGTCGAGCGCGAGGCCGACCTCGCCGAGGCGCTGGCCTTCACCCGGCGCCATCTCGCCTCCAGGCACCGGACGGGCGGACACTGA
- the ilvD gene encoding dihydroxy-acid dehydratase — MPQLRSRTVTHGRNMAGARALLRAAGVAREDFGKPIIAVANSFTEFVPGHTHLQPVGRIVSEAIKEAGGVPREFNSIAVDDGIAMGHGGMLYSLPSRDLIADSVEYMVEAHCADALICISNCDKITPGMLMAAMRLNIPTVFVSGGPMESGRATLVDGTVRKLDLISAIADSANDAVSDEDMALIEENACPTCGSCSGMFTANSMNCLTEAIGLSLPGNGSVLATHTARRALYEAAGRTVVEITRRHYEQDDTTVLPRSIASRAAFENAMALDIAMGGSTNTILHLLAAAQEAELDFTMPDIDAISRRVPCLSKVAPNGSYYMEDVHRAGGIPAILGELYRAGLLDEDVHTVHSDSLAEWLKTWDIRGGSPSPEAVELFHAAPGCVRSASAFSQSERWESLDTDAANGCIRDVAHAYSKDGGLAVLHGNLAEDGCVVKTAGVDESILTFTGPAVVCESQEEAVEKILGKRVKEGDVVVIRYEGPKGGPGMQEMLYPTSFLKGRGLGAKCALITDGRFSGGTSGLSIGHVSPEAAAGGTIALVRDGDPIAIDIPNRTIELKVDEATLAARREELAGRYAPVARDRKVSTALRAYAAMATSADKGAVRDVTRLG; from the coding sequence ATGCCCCAGCTGAGGTCACGCACCGTCACCCACGGCCGCAACATGGCGGGCGCCCGTGCCCTCCTGAGGGCCGCCGGCGTAGCGCGCGAGGACTTCGGCAAGCCGATCATCGCCGTGGCCAACAGCTTCACCGAGTTCGTCCCCGGCCACACCCACCTCCAGCCGGTCGGCCGGATCGTCAGCGAGGCGATCAAGGAGGCGGGCGGCGTCCCCCGCGAGTTCAACTCCATCGCCGTGGACGACGGCATCGCCATGGGCCACGGCGGCATGCTCTACTCGCTCCCCTCCCGCGACCTGATCGCCGACTCCGTGGAGTACATGGTCGAGGCCCACTGCGCCGACGCCCTGATCTGCATCTCCAACTGCGACAAGATCACCCCGGGCATGTTGATGGCCGCGATGCGCCTGAACATCCCCACGGTCTTCGTCTCCGGCGGTCCGATGGAGTCCGGCCGCGCCACCCTCGTCGACGGCACCGTCCGCAAGCTCGACCTGATCAGCGCCATCGCCGACTCGGCCAACGACGCCGTCTCCGACGAGGACATGGCCCTCATCGAGGAGAACGCCTGCCCCACCTGCGGCTCCTGCTCGGGCATGTTCACCGCCAACTCGATGAACTGCCTCACCGAGGCCATCGGCCTGTCCCTGCCCGGCAACGGCTCGGTGCTGGCCACCCACACCGCCCGCCGGGCGCTGTACGAGGCCGCCGGCCGCACGGTCGTGGAGATCACCCGGCGCCACTACGAGCAGGACGACACCACCGTCCTGCCGCGCTCCATCGCCTCCCGCGCCGCCTTCGAGAACGCCATGGCCCTCGACATCGCCATGGGCGGCTCCACCAACACCATCCTCCACCTGCTCGCCGCCGCCCAGGAGGCCGAGCTGGACTTCACGATGCCGGACATCGACGCGATCTCGCGCCGCGTGCCGTGCCTGTCCAAGGTCGCGCCCAACGGCTCGTACTACATGGAGGACGTCCACCGGGCCGGCGGCATCCCCGCCATCCTGGGCGAGCTGTACCGCGCGGGCCTGCTCGACGAGGACGTCCACACCGTCCACAGCGACTCCCTGGCCGAGTGGCTCAAGACCTGGGACATCCGCGGCGGCTCCCCCTCCCCCGAGGCCGTCGAGCTGTTCCACGCGGCCCCCGGCTGCGTCCGTTCCGCCAGCGCCTTCTCCCAGTCCGAGCGCTGGGAGTCCCTGGACACCGACGCCGCGAACGGCTGCATCCGCGACGTGGCGCACGCCTACTCCAAGGACGGCGGCCTGGCCGTCCTCCACGGCAACCTCGCCGAGGACGGCTGCGTGGTGAAGACCGCGGGCGTCGACGAGTCGATCCTGACCTTCACCGGCCCCGCCGTGGTCTGCGAGTCGCAGGAGGAGGCCGTCGAGAAGATCCTCGGCAAGCGAGTGAAGGAGGGCGACGTCGTCGTCATCCGCTACGAGGGCCCCAAGGGCGGACCGGGCATGCAGGAGATGCTCTACCCGACCTCCTTCCTCAAGGGCCGCGGCCTGGGTGCCAAGTGTGCGCTGATCACCGACGGCCGCTTCTCCGGCGGCACCTCGGGCCTGTCCATCGGCCACGTCTCCCCGGAGGCGGCCGCGGGCGGCACCATCGCCCTGGTGAGGGACGGCGACCCGATCGCCATCGACATCCCGAACCGCACCATCGAGCTGAAGGTGGACGAGGCCACCCTCGCCGCCCGCCGCGAGGAGCTCGCCGGCCGGTACGCGCCGGTGGCGCGCGACCGCAAGGTGTCCACCGCCCTGCGCGCCTACGCGGCCATGGCCACCAGCGCCGACAAGGGCGCGGTGCGGGACGTCACCAGGCTCGGCTGA
- a CDS encoding GNAT family N-acetyltransferase, with protein sequence MTSPNVLITARLALRELPPDGIRSVLAGRPGTGVRWAEGYPSQETLGALVRVGRSLLADAYRPGFGLYQIVWRGSGETVGDVVFHAAPDDDGSVEIGYAVVEAYRGRGIAGEAVRALTAWALERPGVTEVRAETDAGNPASRRVLRGAGFRPVGDTDGTFRFVLTRASSGPHRPTPPPRPAPTPPSRHRSA encoded by the coding sequence GTGACGTCCCCGAACGTCCTGATCACCGCGCGGCTGGCGCTGCGCGAGCTGCCGCCGGACGGCATCCGGTCCGTCCTCGCCGGCCGTCCGGGCACCGGGGTGCGCTGGGCCGAGGGCTATCCGTCACAGGAGACGCTCGGCGCGCTGGTGCGCGTGGGGCGGTCGCTCCTCGCCGATGCCTACCGCCCCGGCTTCGGTCTCTACCAGATCGTGTGGCGCGGGAGCGGCGAGACCGTCGGTGACGTCGTCTTCCACGCGGCGCCGGACGACGACGGCTCGGTGGAGATCGGCTACGCGGTGGTGGAGGCGTACCGGGGTCGGGGCATCGCCGGCGAGGCGGTGCGCGCCCTGACCGCCTGGGCCCTGGAACGACCGGGGGTCACCGAGGTGCGCGCCGAGACGGACGCGGGTAATCCGGCTTCCCGGCGCGTTCTGCGCGGGGCGGGTTTCCGTCCCGTCGGAGACACCGACGGGACGTTCCGCTTCGTCCTCACACGAGCGTCCTCCGGTCCGCACCGACCCACTCCACCCCCACGCCCCGCCCCCACGCCCCCGTCCCGGCACCGCTCCGCTTGA
- a CDS encoding ABC transporter ATP-binding protein translates to MVSSDVAAAVRADGLTVVRGGRTVLADLSFRVPRSTVTGLLGPSGCGKSTLMRAVVGTQAKVTGTLEVLGHPAGTASLRSRVGYVTQAPSVYSDLTARQNLDYFASVLGPARGEHHERVERALADVDLTSHADVLVGHLSGGQRSRVSLAVALLGTPDLLVLDEPTVGLDPVLRRGLWDLFHRLTAERGTTLLISSHVMDEADRCERLLLMRAGRLLADDTPESLRARTRTDTMEDAFLHLVDTARRAERDNPAWQEETTR, encoded by the coding sequence ATGGTGAGTTCCGATGTCGCCGCAGCCGTCCGCGCCGACGGCCTCACCGTCGTACGCGGCGGCCGCACCGTCCTGGCGGACCTCTCCTTCAGGGTCCCGCGCTCCACCGTCACCGGCCTGCTGGGCCCCAGCGGGTGCGGCAAGTCCACGTTGATGCGCGCCGTCGTGGGCACCCAGGCCAAGGTCACCGGCACCCTCGAAGTCCTCGGCCACCCCGCCGGTACGGCCTCCCTGCGCTCCCGCGTCGGCTACGTCACCCAGGCGCCGTCCGTCTACTCCGACCTCACCGCACGCCAGAACCTGGACTACTTCGCCTCCGTCCTCGGGCCGGCCCGCGGCGAGCACCACGAGCGGGTCGAACGCGCCCTCGCCGACGTCGACCTCACCTCCCACGCCGACGTCCTGGTCGGGCACCTCTCCGGAGGCCAGCGCTCCCGGGTCTCCCTGGCCGTCGCCCTGCTGGGCACCCCCGACCTGTTGGTCCTCGACGAGCCCACCGTCGGCCTGGACCCGGTCCTCCGCCGCGGTCTGTGGGACCTCTTCCACCGCCTGACCGCCGAACGCGGCACCACGCTGCTCATCTCGTCCCACGTCATGGACGAGGCCGACCGCTGCGAACGCCTGCTGCTGATGCGCGCCGGGCGTCTCCTGGCCGACGACACCCCCGAGAGCCTGCGGGCCCGCACCCGCACCGACACCATGGAGGACGCCTTCCTCCACCTGGTCGACACCGCCCGCCGTGCGGAGCGGGACAACCCCGCGTGGCAGGAGGAGACGACCCGATGA
- a CDS encoding ABC transporter permease, which translates to MSTRRTLATARRVLRQLGHDRRTIALLLFVPVLLLTLLYYVFDADRRAFDGIGAPLLGIFPLITMFLVTSIATLRERTSGTLERLLSMPLGKADLILGYALAFSVPAVVQAALATGVAVWFLDLDVAGSPWLLLLVALLDAVLGTALGLFVSAFAATEFQVVQFMPALIFPQLLLCGLFAPRDSMQPVLEAVSNVLPMSYAVDGMNEVLRNADVTGDFVRDVVVVAGSAALVLALGAATLRRRTS; encoded by the coding sequence ATGAGCACCCGGCGCACCCTGGCCACCGCCCGCCGCGTCCTGCGCCAGCTCGGCCACGACCGTCGCACGATCGCGCTTCTGCTCTTCGTCCCGGTCCTGCTGCTGACGCTGCTCTACTACGTCTTCGACGCCGACCGCCGCGCCTTCGACGGCATCGGCGCCCCGCTGCTGGGCATCTTTCCGCTGATCACGATGTTCCTGGTGACCTCCATCGCCACCCTGCGCGAGCGCACCTCGGGCACCCTGGAACGCCTGCTGTCCATGCCACTGGGCAAGGCGGACCTGATCCTCGGCTACGCCCTGGCCTTCAGCGTGCCGGCCGTGGTCCAGGCCGCTCTGGCCACCGGTGTGGCGGTATGGTTCCTGGATCTGGACGTCGCCGGCTCCCCCTGGCTCCTGCTGCTGGTCGCCCTGCTCGACGCCGTCCTCGGCACGGCGCTCGGTCTGTTCGTCTCGGCCTTCGCCGCCACCGAGTTCCAGGTCGTCCAGTTCATGCCCGCGTTGATCTTCCCCCAGCTCCTGCTGTGCGGCCTGTTCGCGCCGCGCGACAGCATGCAGCCCGTCCTGGAGGCCGTCTCCAACGTGCTCCCCATGTCCTACGCCGTGGACGGCATGAACGAGGTGCTGCGCAACGCCGACGTCACCGGCGACTTCGTCCGCGACGTCGTGGTGGTCGCCGGCAGCGCCGCCCTCGTCCTCGCCCTGGGCGCGGCCACCCTCCGCCGCCGCACCTCCTGA
- the proC gene encoding pyrroline-5-carboxylate reductase produces MTQKIAVLGAGKIGEALLSGMIRAGWSSSDLLVTARRPERAEELCVRHGVTAVTNAEAAKAADTLILAVKPQDMAALLDELAPHVPADRLVISAAAGVPTTFFEERLAEGTPVVRVMPNTPVLVDEGMSVISAGTHATEAHLARTEEIFQPVGKTLRVPESQQDAATALSGSGPAYFYFLVEAMTDAGILLGLPRDKAHDLIVQAAIGASVMLRDSGEHPVKLREAVTSPAGTTINAIRELERHGVRAALIAALEAARDRSRELASGGSN; encoded by the coding sequence ATGACCCAGAAGATCGCCGTCCTCGGAGCGGGCAAGATCGGCGAGGCCCTGCTCTCGGGCATGATCCGCGCCGGCTGGTCGTCCTCCGACCTCCTGGTCACCGCGCGCCGTCCGGAGCGGGCCGAGGAGCTGTGCGTGCGCCACGGCGTCACGGCCGTCACCAACGCCGAGGCCGCCAAGGCCGCCGACACCCTCATCCTGGCCGTGAAGCCCCAGGACATGGCGGCCCTCCTCGACGAGCTGGCGCCCCACGTCCCCGCCGACCGGTTGGTGATCAGTGCCGCGGCCGGCGTCCCGACGACCTTCTTCGAGGAGCGCCTCGCCGAGGGCACCCCGGTCGTCCGCGTCATGCCCAACACCCCGGTACTGGTGGACGAGGGCATGTCCGTCATCTCCGCGGGCACGCACGCCACCGAAGCCCATCTGGCCCGCACGGAGGAGATCTTCCAGCCGGTGGGCAAGACGCTGCGCGTCCCGGAGTCCCAGCAGGACGCCGCCACCGCCCTCTCCGGATCGGGCCCGGCGTACTTCTACTTCCTGGTGGAGGCGATGACCGACGCGGGGATTCTGCTCGGTCTGCCCCGGGACAAGGCCCACGACCTGATCGTCCAGGCCGCCATCGGGGCCTCGGTGATGCTCCGCGACAGCGGCGAGCACCCGGTCAAGCTTCGTGAGGCGGTCACCTCTCCGGCGGGCACCACGATCAACGCCATCCGCGAGTTGGAGAGGCACGGCGTCCGCGCCGCCCTCATCGCGGCGCTGGAGGCGGCCCGCGACCGCAGCCGTGAACTCGCCTCGGGCGGCAGCAACTAG
- a CDS encoding HAD family hydrolase: MRYDLVIFDNDGVLVDSEPISNRILAAYLTELGHPTTYEDSIRDYMGSAVHRIHDLILERSGQRLPDDFDDVFHGRVFDAFRSDLLPVPGVEEVLARLEAEGVPYCVASSGSHERIRVALRTTGLHERFDEKRIFSSQDVGRGKPAPDLFLHAAEAMGTPADRCVVVEDSPLGVRAAVAAGMDVHGFTAMTPGEKLAGATRLFSTMDELPALLL; this comes from the coding sequence ATGCGCTACGACCTGGTGATCTTCGACAACGATGGCGTACTCGTCGACAGCGAACCGATATCCAACCGGATACTCGCGGCCTATCTGACCGAACTCGGGCACCCGACCACGTACGAGGACTCGATTCGGGACTACATGGGCTCCGCCGTGCACCGGATCCACGATCTGATCCTGGAGCGCTCGGGGCAGCGGTTGCCCGACGACTTCGACGACGTCTTCCACGGCCGGGTCTTCGACGCTTTCCGCAGTGATCTCCTGCCCGTGCCCGGAGTGGAGGAAGTGCTGGCACGGTTGGAGGCCGAGGGGGTGCCGTACTGCGTGGCGTCGTCGGGCAGCCACGAGCGGATTCGGGTCGCCCTTCGGACGACCGGGCTCCACGAACGGTTCGACGAGAAGCGGATCTTCAGTTCCCAGGACGTGGGGCGGGGCAAGCCCGCCCCGGACCTGTTCCTGCACGCGGCCGAGGCGATGGGAACACCGGCCGACCGCTGCGTCGTCGTCGAGGACAGCCCCCTGGGGGTGCGGGCGGCCGTGGCCGCGGGGATGGACGTCCACGGATTCACCGCGATGACGCCGGGCGAGAAGTTGGCGGGCGCGACGAGGCTGTTCTCCACGATGGACGAGCTGCCGGCGTTGCTGCTCTGA
- a CDS encoding acetoin utilization protein AcuC, with amino-acid sequence MSGGARLMWDEAVTGYDFGAGHPMDPVRLDLTMRLVEAFGLPGASGLKVVAGPPADDSVLRLVHRSDYIDTVRRISADPSSADGTYGIGTEDDPAFAGMHEASALIAGQSVAAAEAVWCGEALHGVNVAGGLHHAMPGSAAGFCVYNDASLAIARLLEQGAERVAYVDVDVHHGDGVQAAFWDDPRVLTVSLHEHPRTLFPGTGWPEETGGEGAEGSAVNVALPPGTSDGGWLRALHAVVPELLRAFRPQVLVTQHGADTHIEDPLAHLAVTVDAQRAAAEACHAWAHEYAEGRWVALGGGGYAVVDVVPRAWTHLVAIAAGEPIAPEAPIPEDWRLRVYARTRQDAPRRMTDGRRPAWSEWEAGYDPGSALDQAVLAARRAVYPAHGLLP; translated from the coding sequence ATGAGCGGCGGCGCGCGGTTGATGTGGGACGAGGCGGTCACCGGCTACGACTTCGGAGCCGGACACCCGATGGATCCGGTGCGGCTGGACCTGACGATGAGACTGGTCGAGGCGTTCGGACTGCCCGGTGCCTCCGGGCTGAAGGTGGTCGCCGGGCCACCCGCGGACGACTCCGTCCTGAGGCTGGTGCACCGCTCCGACTACATCGACACCGTACGGCGGATCTCGGCCGATCCCAGTTCGGCCGACGGCACGTACGGCATCGGGACCGAGGACGATCCGGCGTTCGCGGGCATGCACGAGGCGTCGGCACTGATCGCGGGACAGTCGGTCGCGGCCGCCGAGGCGGTGTGGTGCGGGGAAGCGCTGCACGGGGTCAACGTCGCGGGTGGGCTGCACCACGCGATGCCGGGCTCGGCTGCCGGTTTCTGCGTCTACAACGACGCCTCGCTGGCCATTGCCAGGCTGCTGGAGCAGGGGGCCGAGCGGGTCGCGTACGTCGACGTGGACGTCCACCACGGCGACGGGGTCCAGGCCGCCTTCTGGGACGATCCGCGGGTGCTGACGGTGTCGCTGCACGAGCACCCTCGCACGCTCTTCCCGGGCACCGGGTGGCCCGAGGAGACCGGCGGCGAGGGCGCGGAGGGCAGCGCGGTGAACGTCGCACTCCCTCCGGGCACCTCCGACGGCGGCTGGCTGAGGGCGCTGCACGCGGTGGTCCCGGAGCTGCTGCGCGCCTTCCGGCCGCAGGTGCTGGTCACTCAGCACGGCGCGGACACCCACATCGAGGATCCCCTCGCACACCTGGCGGTGACCGTCGACGCCCAGCGGGCGGCGGCCGAGGCCTGCCATGCCTGGGCACACGAGTACGCGGAGGGCCGTTGGGTGGCGCTCGGTGGCGGAGGCTACGCGGTCGTCGACGTCGTGCCGCGCGCCTGGACGCACCTGGTGGCGATCGCGGCGGGCGAGCCGATCGCCCCGGAAGCCCCGATCCCGGAGGACTGGCGGCTGCGGGTGTACGCGCGTACGCGGCAGGACGCCCCGAGGCGGATGACGGACGGGCGCCGGCCCGCGTGGTCGGAGTGGGAGGCGGGGTACGACCCGGGGAGCGCCCTGGACCAGGCGGTGCTCGCCGCTCGGCGGGCGGTGTATCCGGCGCACGGGCTGTTGCCGTAG
- a CDS encoding phosphatase yields MTGTGGGFGGSHGSVGQVSRASRRWGRGDTEGPAASVAQATGRVRVAVPSDDGELSDRYLPLARYVLNRSRLSHWGAVDHPLPPLHHPPLIWGWSAHATRSHRRGSRCPTCAEGSGVTWLLTRGL; encoded by the coding sequence ATGACCGGTACCGGGGGCGGGTTCGGGGGCTCGCACGGGTCTGTGGGGCAGGTCAGCCGGGCATCGAGGCGATGGGGCCGGGGGGACACGGAGGGCCCCGCCGCTTCCGTCGCGCAGGCGACGGGGCGCGTACGCGTGGCCGTGCCGTCGGACGACGGAGAGCTATCGGATCGCTACCTTCCGCTTGCTCGATATGTGCTCAATCGTTCTCGCCTGTCACATTGGGGAGCCGTTGACCATCCTCTTCCCCCCTTGCATCACCCGCCCCTAATCTGGGGATGGAGCGCGCATGCGACCAGGAGTCACCGGAGGGGAAGCCGGTGCCCGACATGTGCGGAAGGTTCAGGTGTGACATGGCTGCTGACGAGAGGCCTCTGA
- a CDS encoding helix-turn-helix domain-containing protein, which translates to MAADERPLNEVVFLTVAEVASVMRVSKMTVYRLVHSGHLPAIRVGRSFRVPEQAVHEYLRGSYVGAEKSA; encoded by the coding sequence ATGGCTGCTGACGAGAGGCCTCTGAACGAGGTCGTGTTCCTGACCGTGGCGGAGGTCGCCTCGGTGATGCGTGTGTCCAAGATGACCGTGTACCGCCTGGTGCACAGCGGTCACCTGCCGGCGATCCGAGTGGGGCGGTCCTTCCGGGTGCCGGAGCAGGCCGTCCACGAGTACCTCCGCGGATCCTACGTGGGGGCGGAGAAGAGCGCGTAG